Proteins encoded within one genomic window of Candidatus Thiodiazotropha endoloripes:
- the pstC gene encoding phosphate ABC transporter permease subunit PstC, whose product MPEAIPMKVTKTEDFDRRDLDWYIDKFVQLIVFFAGISAIIFIIGIFVFITMEGLGFLFEDFTFREFFLSPFWEPSDEDAPEYGILALIAGTASVTGLAMIVAIPFSLGAAIYIGEFATGKVRETLKVLVELLAAIPSVVWGFIGLSIMNPLIIDLFDVPVGLNVLNAGIILGLMAAPIMTSIAEDALKAVPDRYREAAEALGATRWQVIFKTVLPAAKNGLLGAVLLGVGRGFGETMAVLMATGHAVNIPGSLFDPVRALTATIAAELGETAVGSPHYQALFTIGIFLFIITFLINLTADLIVRGIRKG is encoded by the coding sequence ATGCCCGAAGCCATTCCTATGAAGGTAACCAAAACCGAGGACTTCGACCGTCGGGACCTAGATTGGTACATTGATAAGTTTGTTCAGCTTATTGTCTTCTTTGCCGGCATCTCCGCCATCATCTTCATTATCGGTATCTTTGTCTTCATCACCATGGAGGGACTTGGGTTTCTGTTTGAGGATTTCACCTTCAGGGAGTTCTTCCTCTCACCTTTCTGGGAACCTTCTGATGAAGATGCACCGGAGTACGGTATCCTGGCACTGATTGCCGGCACCGCCAGTGTCACCGGTCTGGCAATGATCGTCGCCATCCCCTTTTCTCTTGGCGCCGCCATCTATATCGGTGAGTTCGCTACAGGAAAAGTCCGCGAAACACTCAAGGTACTGGTTGAGCTGTTGGCCGCCATTCCATCAGTCGTCTGGGGCTTCATCGGCTTGTCGATCATGAATCCGCTGATTATCGATCTGTTCGATGTGCCGGTCGGCCTGAATGTGTTGAATGCCGGCATCATCCTCGGACTGATGGCGGCACCAATCATGACGTCGATCGCGGAAGATGCGCTAAAAGCGGTGCCAGACCGTTACCGGGAAGCCGCAGAGGCCCTTGGGGCAACCCGCTGGCAGGTGATCTTCAAGACCGTGCTGCCAGCTGCGAAAAATGGATTGTTGGGCGCGGTACTGCTCGGTGTCGGCCGTGGCTTCGGTGAGACCATGGCTGTGCTGATGGCCACCGGCCATGCGGTGAATATTCCGGGCAGTCTGTTCGATCCGGTGAGGGCATTGACCGCCACCATTGCCGCAGAGCTGGGTGAAACCGCCGTGGGTTCGCCTCACTATCAGGCGTTGTTCACCATCGGCATCTTCCTCTTCATCATTACTTTTCTGATCAACCTGACTGCGGATCTGATTGTCCGTGGCATCCGTAAGGGGTAA
- the phoU gene encoding phosphate signaling complex protein PhoU, producing MSHLEERLERDLKDLHDRVAKMGAQVQEAVKNSVYALQTGNRKLAFTTVLNDNPINRCMREIDRICHRFFAIHIPSGGHLRLLSSVIRANIELERIGDYAVTIARESAQLSEPPSGNLSRELDRVAGETMLMLKQSIKAFTELNAELAKSTMVMADELEHNLDVVYTEMMANDDRQRVAEVLAIFVVFTQLKRIADQSKNLCEDTIFAVTGEQKKPKIFNILFVDEDNSSHSQLAEAIARRNHPDVGRYSSAGSVAAAEINSNLATFLQSKGIDYSQAGINSLEQMTEKEISDQHVIISLQGNIESYLPKLPFHTSALEWELGEIPHDEDSHDFDHLYHQLAVLIKDLMELLRGEGA from the coding sequence ATGTCCCATCTTGAAGAACGATTAGAACGAGACCTCAAAGATCTACACGACCGAGTCGCCAAAATGGGGGCACAGGTTCAGGAGGCTGTTAAGAACTCGGTTTACGCCTTACAGACCGGTAATCGAAAACTCGCCTTTACCACGGTATTGAATGACAACCCGATCAATCGCTGTATGCGGGAAATCGATCGGATCTGTCACCGTTTTTTTGCTATTCATATCCCCAGCGGTGGCCATCTACGTCTGCTCTCATCGGTGATCCGCGCCAATATCGAGCTGGAACGTATTGGTGATTATGCAGTCACCATAGCCCGTGAATCCGCGCAGCTCTCAGAACCGCCCAGTGGCAATCTCAGCAGAGAATTGGACCGGGTTGCGGGTGAAACCATGCTGATGCTGAAACAGTCGATCAAGGCATTCACCGAACTGAATGCGGAACTGGCAAAAAGCACCATGGTCATGGCGGATGAACTGGAACACAATCTTGACGTCGTCTATACCGAGATGATGGCCAATGACGATCGTCAGCGGGTGGCTGAAGTGCTGGCGATCTTTGTCGTCTTCACCCAGCTCAAGCGTATCGCCGATCAATCAAAAAACCTCTGTGAGGATACGATATTTGCCGTCACCGGTGAGCAGAAGAAACCTAAAATCTTCAACATCCTGTTTGTCGATGAGGACAACAGCAGTCACTCCCAACTGGCCGAAGCAATTGCCCGTCGTAACCACCCCGATGTGGGCAGATACAGCAGCGCGGGAAGTGTTGCAGCCGCAGAGATCAACAGTAATCTTGCCACATTTCTGCAAAGCAAGGGTATCGACTATAGTCAGGCGGGCATCAACAGCCTCGAGCAGATGACTGAAAAAGAGATCTCAGATCAACATGTAATCATCAGCCTGCAAGGCAATATTGAATCCTATCTGCCGAAACTGCCGTTCCATACCTCTGCACTGGAGTGGGAGCTTGGCGAAATCCCCCATGATGAGGACAGTCATGACTTTGATCATCTCTACCACCAGCTTGCCGTACTGATTAAGGACCTGATGGAACTGCTTCGTGGGGAGGGTGCCTGA
- a CDS encoding PstS family phosphate ABC transporter substrate-binding protein, giving the protein MKILRSTALPMAAALLLFSAQTVNAADRTVVQNKGSDTLVNVAQAWAEEYGKIDSKVAIAVSGGGSGTGIAAMINGTVDIANASRKMKSKEIKLAEKKGQSPIEHVVGYDALAVFIHSNNPATEFNYDQLKAVFARGGKATKWSDLGLSVPGCKSDKIVVVSRQNNSGTYAYFKKAVLGKKGKFRQGTLDMHGSKDVVDLVEKTPCAIGYSGLAYATDHIKMACIAKQAGETCVNPSVSTASDRSYPIARPLLMYTNGEPAGKIKEYMDWVKSDVGQCILKKKGYAPTRDVSCN; this is encoded by the coding sequence ATGAAGATTCTAAGATCCACTGCCCTACCAATGGCAGCCGCTCTCTTATTGTTCTCTGCACAAACAGTTAATGCCGCTGATCGTACTGTTGTTCAGAACAAAGGTTCAGATACGCTCGTGAATGTTGCCCAGGCGTGGGCCGAGGAGTATGGAAAAATCGATTCCAAAGTGGCGATTGCCGTATCCGGTGGTGGGTCAGGCACCGGTATTGCCGCGATGATCAATGGTACTGTCGATATCGCCAACGCCAGCCGAAAGATGAAATCGAAAGAGATCAAACTGGCTGAGAAAAAAGGTCAGAGCCCCATCGAGCACGTGGTCGGCTACGATGCCCTTGCTGTCTTCATTCACAGCAACAATCCAGCAACTGAATTCAATTACGATCAACTGAAAGCAGTATTTGCCCGTGGCGGTAAAGCCACCAAGTGGTCTGATCTCGGCCTGAGTGTACCGGGCTGTAAGAGTGATAAAATTGTGGTCGTCAGTCGGCAGAACAACTCCGGTACCTACGCCTATTTTAAAAAGGCGGTGCTCGGCAAAAAAGGCAAATTCCGTCAGGGAACCCTCGACATGCACGGCTCTAAAGATGTAGTCGACCTGGTAGAGAAAACCCCATGCGCTATCGGCTACAGCGGTCTGGCCTATGCGACTGATCATATCAAAATGGCCTGTATCGCCAAGCAGGCAGGTGAAACCTGTGTCAATCCCAGCGTTTCAACCGCCAGCGATCGCAGCTACCCAATTGCCCGTCCCCTGCTGATGTACACCAATGGTGAGCCTGCAGGCAAAATCAAAGAGTATATGGACTGGGTAAAGAGTGATGTGGGCCAGTGCATCCTGAAGAAAAAAGGCTACGCCCCGACCAGAGATGTGAGTTGCAACTGA
- the cysC gene encoding adenylyl-sulfate kinase, translating into MSNSNIVWHSHPVDQQTRSDQKTQRPLVIWFTGLSASGKSTIAGALEQILTGQGYHTYLLDGDNVRHGLCNDLGFSDQDRQENIRRVGEVAKLMADAGLITLAAFISPFRDDRRLVRKILPEGQFIEVYVDANLEVCQTRDPKGLYAKAQRGEIKQFTGIDSPYEAPEKPEVHIQADQISVAEAVNHLLSYLHEIGALQAGYEPVALGA; encoded by the coding sequence ATGAGCAACAGTAATATCGTCTGGCACTCACACCCTGTGGACCAGCAAACCCGATCTGATCAGAAAACCCAGCGACCTCTGGTTATCTGGTTCACCGGATTGAGTGCATCCGGTAAATCGACCATCGCCGGCGCCCTGGAACAGATCCTGACCGGCCAGGGCTACCACACCTATCTGCTTGATGGGGACAATGTACGCCATGGCCTGTGCAACGACCTGGGCTTCAGTGATCAGGACCGCCAGGAGAACATTCGCCGGGTAGGTGAAGTGGCAAAACTGATGGCAGATGCCGGACTGATCACCCTCGCTGCATTCATTTCTCCCTTCAGGGATGACCGCCGGTTGGTCAGGAAGATTCTTCCAGAGGGTCAGTTCATTGAAGTTTATGTGGACGCCAATCTTGAAGTTTGCCAGACACGTGACCCCAAAGGATTATATGCGAAAGCCCAACGTGGTGAAATAAAACAGTTTACCGGGATCGACAGTCCTTACGAAGCACCTGAAAAACCTGAGGTTCACATTCAGGCCGATCAGATCAGTGTAGCAGAGGCTGTTAACCACCTACTATCCTATTTACATGAAATCGGTGCACTACAGGCCGGTTATGAACCTGTCGCTCTCGGAGCATAA
- a CDS encoding phosphoadenylyl-sulfate reductase, protein MAHLDSITAPEMVDEKYLQHLNHQLEKRTAEDRLEWALNYLPGSHVLTSSFGIQSALMLHMVTEIQADISVVLVDTGYLFPETYSFIDQLTEQLKLNLQIYRPLHSPAWQERRYGRLWEKGLSGIEHYNRINKVEPLQRALNHLDVGCWFAGLRRQQSTTRSSLPVVRIQDGRFKVHPIIDWHNRDVHRYLRKYDLPYHPLWEQGYASVGDTHTSQPMKLGMQEEETRFFGLKRECGIHE, encoded by the coding sequence ATGGCACACCTTGACTCGATTACCGCGCCGGAGATGGTTGATGAAAAATATCTGCAACACCTCAATCATCAACTCGAAAAGCGAACTGCTGAGGATCGTCTGGAATGGGCCTTGAACTATCTGCCGGGCAGTCATGTGCTGACCTCAAGTTTCGGTATACAGTCGGCGCTGATGCTGCATATGGTCACAGAGATTCAAGCGGATATTTCTGTGGTTCTGGTGGATACCGGTTATCTCTTTCCTGAGACCTACAGCTTCATCGATCAACTGACAGAGCAGTTGAAGTTAAACCTGCAAATCTACCGCCCGCTTCATTCACCGGCCTGGCAGGAGCGGCGTTATGGTCGTCTTTGGGAAAAGGGTCTTTCTGGTATCGAGCACTACAACCGGATCAACAAAGTCGAACCGTTGCAACGTGCATTGAACCATCTTGATGTCGGCTGTTGGTTTGCCGGATTACGCCGCCAACAATCAACCACCAGATCCTCCCTGCCGGTGGTACGGATTCAGGATGGCCGTTTCAAAGTCCATCCGATCATCGATTGGCATAACCGAGACGTGCATCGCTATCTGCGGAAATATGACCTGCCATACCACCCTTTATGGGAACAGGGATACGCCTCCGTCGGTGATACACATACCAGCCAGCCGATGAAACTGGGCATGCAGGAGGAAGAGACCCGGTTTTTCGGATTGAAGCGGGAGTGTGGCATTCACGAATAA
- the cysI gene encoding assimilatory sulfite reductase (NADPH) hemoprotein subunit: MDIKLNPNELIKANSRYLRGTLMESMADQATGALLADDAQISKFHGFYEQDNRDLRLSRQQQFLEPYYSFMLRARLPGGVCTPQQWLTIDTVGRDLGNGTIRLTTRQTFQYHGILKANLKPLIKRINQVMIDSIGGCGDVNRNVLCNPNPHDSSLHQQVHQWAKRISEHLLPKTRAYHEIWLDGEAVAGGETEPLYGETYLPRKFKTAIAIPPHNDVDVYTNDLGFVAIAQADRLLGFNVLAGGGMGATHDDNTTFPRLADELGFVSPEHTLAVAEAVVAVQRDFGDRISRRHARLKYTIERMGVTAFKAEVEKRAGIHFETAKPVNFTSQGDRYGWLEDSSGEWHLTLYIENGRIADTPGATLMSGLREIAGIHQGDFRITPSQNLIVARVPETQKDRIQQLALQHGLLSDRQSPTRLASIACVALPTCPQAMAEGERYFPELMNRIEKITNNYDIEKSAIVMRMTGCPNGCARPYVAEIGLIGKGPGRYNLQLGGDGTGLRLNRLYRKNLNEHELLKTLDRLFKLYSEKRLANEGFGDFTIRYGLIKPVINPAEDYHGTP, from the coding sequence ATGGATATCAAGCTCAATCCCAATGAATTGATCAAGGCGAACAGCCGCTACTTGCGTGGTACTTTGATGGAGAGCATGGCGGATCAGGCAACCGGTGCCCTGTTAGCGGATGATGCACAAATCAGTAAATTTCATGGCTTTTATGAGCAGGACAACCGGGATCTGCGGCTGTCGAGACAGCAACAGTTTCTCGAACCCTACTACAGCTTCATGTTAAGGGCACGCCTTCCCGGTGGCGTCTGCACACCACAGCAGTGGCTGACCATCGACACTGTCGGGCGGGACCTGGGTAACGGCACCATCCGCCTCACCACCCGCCAGACTTTTCAGTACCACGGCATTCTGAAAGCCAACCTGAAACCACTGATCAAACGGATCAATCAGGTAATGATCGACTCCATCGGTGGTTGCGGCGACGTGAATCGCAATGTGCTCTGCAATCCCAATCCCCATGACTCCTCTTTGCATCAGCAGGTTCACCAGTGGGCAAAACGGATCAGTGAGCATCTGCTACCGAAAACCAGGGCCTATCATGAAATCTGGCTTGATGGCGAGGCTGTGGCCGGTGGTGAAACCGAACCGCTCTATGGTGAAACCTACCTGCCCCGCAAATTCAAGACCGCCATTGCGATACCGCCACATAACGACGTGGATGTCTATACCAATGATCTTGGGTTTGTCGCTATTGCGCAGGCTGATCGTCTGCTCGGTTTTAATGTCCTGGCGGGTGGCGGTATGGGAGCCACCCATGACGACAACACCACCTTTCCCCGTCTGGCTGATGAACTGGGATTTGTCTCACCTGAACATACCCTGGCGGTAGCGGAAGCCGTAGTGGCCGTGCAGCGTGACTTCGGTGATCGTATCAGCCGTCGTCATGCACGACTCAAATACACCATTGAGCGCATGGGAGTGACCGCCTTTAAAGCGGAAGTGGAGAAGCGTGCCGGTATCCATTTTGAAACAGCGAAACCGGTTAATTTTACCAGTCAGGGCGATCGCTATGGTTGGCTCGAAGATAGTAGCGGCGAATGGCATTTGACCCTCTACATTGAGAATGGACGCATTGCCGACACCCCCGGAGCAACCCTGATGAGCGGCTTACGGGAGATTGCCGGCATCCACCAGGGTGACTTCCGCATCACCCCGAGCCAGAACCTGATCGTTGCCAGAGTACCTGAAACACAAAAAGATCGTATTCAACAACTGGCACTTCAGCACGGCCTGTTGAGTGATCGTCAAAGTCCAACCCGGCTTGCCAGCATCGCCTGTGTCGCGCTTCCAACCTGCCCCCAGGCTATGGCTGAGGGAGAGCGCTATTTTCCAGAGTTGATGAACCGGATTGAGAAGATCACCAATAACTATGATATCGAAAAAAGCGCTATTGTGATGCGTATGACCGGCTGCCCCAATGGCTGCGCTCGCCCCTATGTGGCTGAGATAGGTCTGATCGGTAAAGGTCCTGGCCGTTACAATCTGCAATTGGGTGGGGACGGTACCGGATTGAGGCTGAATCGTCTCTATCGAAAAAACCTCAATGAGCATGAACTGCTGAAAACACTGGATCGTCTGTTCAAGCTGTATTCTGAAAAGCGTTTGGCCAATGAAGGTTTCGGTGACTTCACCATCCGCTACGGCCTGATCAAGCCGGTAATCAATCCTGCTGAGGACTACCATGGCACACCTTGA
- a CDS encoding diflavin oxidoreductase, translating to MEVAVKSREHFPAHPLDDFQLIRLQQSIEGLNSEQLVWASGYLAALATYQPKLKQAANELPALTLLYATQSGNAQSVAEQLADRFQTSGYAPRLVSAENYRPRDLAKEKLLIVVISTQGEGEPPESAYGLFSYLQSKKTSSLSDLQYAIFGLGDSSYDQYCQAGKTLERLLDEHGAKRLLDRVDADVDFEPEAESWQQQIHATVKQHQPDDQALVIPLQRSANVRYDRNNPYQAELIERRRITTEDALSEVHHLSLEIDPQLIKFQPGDTLGLYFRNDQAMIDELLSITALSAEAKVTLGSDEMTLNRALVERLELTQLHPGVVRAWSSLTDDPHLRNLSENIEQLRNFVSDRQLIDLVAGFPAEVDEQSLVELLHHQHSRLYSIASSQRAFEDEIHLTVSTLQYQSHGRNHLGGASGDLTRRIEETNRLGVYVVENPSFRLPASPDTPMIMVGSGTGIAPYRAFLQQQESLGTHGHNWLVFGNRHFHRDFLYQTDWLHYRKSGLLERISLAFSRDNQERTYVQARLYEEGAELYHWLQEGAHLYVCGGVEMERGVYQSLLAVAQTHGGHDEASAADYIQSLRIQGRYQRDVY from the coding sequence ATGGAAGTCGCAGTTAAAAGCAGAGAGCATTTTCCCGCACATCCACTGGATGATTTTCAGCTCATCCGTCTGCAACAGTCGATTGAAGGACTCAACAGTGAACAACTGGTTTGGGCCAGTGGATATCTGGCAGCTCTGGCTACCTATCAGCCGAAACTCAAACAGGCTGCCAATGAGTTACCAGCGCTGACATTGTTGTATGCCACTCAGAGTGGTAATGCACAGAGTGTGGCAGAACAGCTTGCGGATCGATTTCAGACATCCGGCTATGCACCTCGATTGGTCTCAGCCGAAAACTACCGTCCCCGTGATCTTGCCAAAGAGAAACTACTCATCGTCGTGATTAGCACCCAGGGTGAAGGCGAACCGCCCGAGAGTGCGTATGGACTGTTCAGCTATCTGCAGAGTAAAAAAACTTCCTCCTTGTCAGATCTGCAATACGCCATATTTGGCCTGGGTGACTCCAGTTACGATCAATACTGCCAGGCCGGTAAAACACTCGAACGCCTGCTCGATGAACATGGCGCAAAGCGTCTGCTCGACAGAGTTGATGCAGATGTGGACTTTGAACCAGAAGCCGAAAGCTGGCAGCAACAGATCCATGCTACCGTGAAACAGCATCAACCGGACGATCAGGCACTGGTGATTCCACTGCAACGGTCTGCCAATGTCCGATATGACCGCAATAATCCTTACCAGGCCGAGTTGATTGAGCGTCGCCGAATCACCACGGAAGACGCCCTGTCCGAGGTCCACCACCTGAGTCTTGAGATCGATCCGCAACTGATCAAGTTTCAACCTGGTGACACCTTGGGTCTCTACTTTCGCAATGACCAGGCAATGATCGACGAACTGCTCTCGATCACCGCCCTGTCCGCAGAGGCAAAGGTGACACTGGGCAGTGATGAGATGACTTTGAATCGGGCACTGGTCGAACGACTTGAACTGACCCAGCTCCATCCCGGCGTGGTCAGAGCCTGGTCATCTCTGACTGATGACCCTCACCTGCGTAACCTGAGTGAGAATATTGAACAGCTACGGAATTTTGTCAGCGATCGCCAGTTGATCGACCTGGTAGCTGGCTTCCCGGCAGAAGTTGATGAGCAAAGTCTGGTAGAACTCCTGCACCATCAGCACTCCAGACTCTACTCCATTGCCTCCAGTCAACGCGCCTTTGAAGATGAGATACATCTGACAGTTTCCACACTGCAGTACCAGAGTCATGGACGCAACCACCTGGGTGGTGCTTCAGGGGATCTGACCCGTCGGATCGAAGAGACAAACCGGCTCGGAGTTTATGTTGTTGAGAATCCAAGTTTCAGACTACCCGCTTCACCTGATACGCCTATGATCATGGTCGGTTCAGGTACCGGTATCGCCCCCTATCGGGCATTTCTGCAGCAGCAGGAGAGCCTTGGTACTCATGGTCATAATTGGCTGGTATTTGGTAACCGCCACTTCCACCGGGATTTTCTCTACCAGACCGACTGGCTCCACTATCGTAAATCGGGCCTGCTGGAACGTATCAGCCTGGCCTTCTCACGGGACAACCAGGAACGCACCTATGTCCAGGCACGACTCTATGAAGAGGGAGCCGAACTCTACCACTGGCTGCAGGAGGGCGCCCATCTCTATGTCTGTGGTGGCGTTGAGATGGAGCGTGGGGTCTACCAGTCCCTGCTCGCTGTTGCCCAAACCCATGGCGGACATGATGAAGCGTCGGCTGCAGATTACATTCAATCCCTGCGCATCCAGGGACGCTACCAGAGAGACGTCTACTGA
- a CDS encoding LysR substrate-binding domain-containing protein, which yields MELRQLTSLVALEESGFNVTLAAKHLFLVQSAVSQHLAQLEQELGTQLFMRKGKRLIGLTAAGEEVLNYARQALAIRENILDVGREHVEEGSGLLRIGTTHTQACYVLPAVIRAFRKQFPQVNLQINQGTPQQLVELVVTDRVDFSICTEELGENSTLTAIPCYRWNRSLIALKGHPVLSERPLSLERICNYPLITYTFGFTGANHMQTTFARAGLQPNVVLTAADTDVIKTYVREGMGIGLIASMAYLPELDPDLETRDLSHMLPWETTWVAYHKDKYLRRYQKRFIDLLEQMILDNGAAKLEEEN from the coding sequence ATGGAACTGAGACAATTAACTTCGCTGGTTGCCCTCGAAGAGTCGGGGTTTAACGTCACTCTGGCGGCCAAACACCTGTTCCTGGTGCAGTCGGCGGTCTCTCAACATCTCGCACAGCTGGAGCAGGAGTTGGGTACCCAGCTGTTCATGCGCAAAGGCAAACGCTTGATTGGGCTCACTGCAGCAGGCGAGGAGGTTCTCAATTATGCTCGCCAGGCGCTAGCCATTCGTGAAAATATTCTGGATGTCGGACGGGAGCATGTGGAAGAGGGTAGTGGTTTGTTGCGCATCGGTACCACCCATACTCAGGCCTGTTATGTACTTCCAGCTGTCATCCGTGCATTTCGTAAGCAATTCCCGCAGGTCAATCTGCAGATCAATCAGGGGACACCACAACAGCTGGTTGAGCTGGTAGTCACTGACCGGGTCGACTTTTCAATCTGTACAGAAGAGCTGGGGGAAAACTCCACCCTCACAGCGATTCCCTGTTATCGCTGGAATCGGAGTCTGATCGCCTTGAAGGGTCATCCGGTGTTGTCTGAAAGGCCCCTCTCCCTGGAACGTATCTGTAACTACCCTCTGATTACCTATACATTCGGTTTTACCGGCGCCAATCATATGCAGACCACCTTTGCCCGGGCAGGACTGCAACCCAACGTAGTGCTGACTGCGGCCGATACCGATGTGATCAAGACATACGTTCGTGAGGGTATGGGCATTGGGCTGATCGCCAGCATGGCATATTTGCCGGAACTCGATCCTGATCTGGAGACAAGAGATTTGAGCCATATGCTGCCTTGGGAGACAACCTGGGTTGCCTATCACAAAGATAAATATCTGCGTCGCTATCAGAAACGATTCATCGATCTGTTGGAGCAGATGATTCTAGATAATGGAGCGGCAAAACTCGAAGAAGAAAACTGA